One window of Drosophila busckii strain San Diego stock center, stock number 13000-0081.31 chromosome 3L, ASM1175060v1, whole genome shotgun sequence genomic DNA carries:
- the LOC108601039 gene encoding ras-related protein Rab-26 isoform X3 — protein MAATNPHPDDASSMSDDVFEDAETTQARIEELRRRPFGDGCYNPPAAPVSHQQSFGSSSHHYHDESIMAPVQRTATGYPGYRPSREAMQLYAYGTGDYEEDEYDDGWRSYRYDEVDMHQQPSHTHNVQPFDDTVNHKTILLGDSGVGKTSFLVKYNTGEFRLGSFSATVGIALTNKVVVVDGTRVKLQIWDTAGQERFRSVTHAYYRDAHALLLLYDVTNKTTFDNIRAWLGEIREYAQEDVVIVLIGNKADCGSSERQVKREDGERLGREHNVPFMETSAKTGLNVELAFTAVARQLKSRGYDHGDDGKFNVHDFVRDNTKARSVCAQCRNM, from the exons atggcagcaacaaatccGCATCCTGACGATGCGAGCAGCATGAGCGATGACGTCTTTGAGGATGCGGAAACCACACAAGCGCGCATTGAGGAGCTGCGCCGCCGTCCCTTTGGCGACGGCTGCTACAATCCACCCGCTGCGCCCGTCTCACACCAGCAaagctttggcagcagcagccatcaTTACCATGACGAGAGCATAATGGCGCCCGTTCAACGAACTGCCACCGGTTATCCAGGCTATCGTCCTTCGCGCGAAGCCATGCAGCTCTATGCGTACGGCACTGGAGACTACGAGGAGGACGAGTATGATGATGGCTGGCGCTCGTATCGCTATGACGAGGTCGATATGCATCAGCAGCCGTCGCACACGCACAATGTGCAGCCTTTTGATGATACTGTTAATCACAAGACGATACTGCTGGGCGATTCGGGTGTGGGCAAGACTTCCTTTCTTGTCAAATACAACACGGGCGAGTTTCGTTTGGGCTCCTTTTCGGCCACAGTGGGCATTGCGCTAACG AACAAAGTCGTTGTTGTCGATGGCACGCGTGTTAAGCTACAAATCTGGGATACAGCTGGACAGGAGCGATTCCGCAGCGTCACGCACGCTTATTATCGAGATGCACATG ctctgctgctgctgtatgaTGTGACCAACAAGACCACATTTGATAATATACGCGCCTGGTTGGGCGAGATACGTGAGTACGCGCAGGAGGATGTGGTCATCGTTTTAATAG GCAACAAGGCCGATTGCGGCAGCAGTGAGCGACAGGTGAAGCGCGAGGATGGCGAGCGACTGGGCCGTGAGCACAATGTGCCATTCATGGAAACATCCGCCAAGACAGGACTCAATGTGGAGTTGGCCTTCACTGCTGTAGCTAG gcAGCTTAAGAGCCGCGGCTACGACCACGGTGATGATGGAAAATTCAATGTGCATGATTTTGTGCGTGACAATACAAAGGCGCGTTCCGTTTGTGCTCAATGCAGAAATATGTAA
- the LOC108601039 gene encoding ras-related protein Rab-26 isoform X1 has protein sequence MRRQQTRYRSDSIAGTSMGTGATRKQSLITASPTRRESLVKPTWQHITPGQLPPKTLDKINGIASDDSDDDGYPKRRPSVIVHQRQQSLSQQPLLPDYMSSPTLQQQQQSQQQQQHHQQQQQTVGNGFSSRFLNSMRITVAAEQQPLLDTGGGSGAGAAAAAGGTASASGGAVSSTGPGHDGAGATLCKSAGRALIRMISSTPGHDEDEDFDIMGKVIMLGDSGVGKTSLLIRFRDGRYVPSYFLSTVGIDFRNKVVVVDGTRVKLQIWDTAGQERFRSVTHAYYRDAHALLLLYDVTNKTTFDNIRAWLGEIREYAQEDVVIVLIGNKADCGSSERQVKREDGERLGREHNVPFMETSAKTGLNVELAFTAVARQLKSRGYDHGDDGKFNVHDFVRDNTKARSVCAQCRNM, from the exons ATGCGGCGTCAACAAACTCGTTATCGCAGCGACTCCATAGCTGGCACCAGCATGGGGACTGGTGCCACACGCAAGCAATCGCTGATTACAGCATCGCCCACGCGTCGGGAGTCGCTCGTCAAGCCCACCTGGCAGCACATAACACCCGGACAGCTGCCACCCAAAACGCTGGACAAGATTAATGGCATTGCCTCGGACGATTCCGACGACGATGGCTATCCGAAGCGTCGTCCCAGCGTCATAGTGCATCAGCGTCAGCAGTCTTTGTcccagcagccgctgctgcccgACTACATGAGCTCCccaacgctgcagcagcagcaacaatcacaacagcaacagcaacatcatcaacagcagcaacaaactgttgGCAATGGCTTCAGCAGTCGATTTTTGAATAGCATGCGCATAACTGTagctgctgagcagcagccgctcTTGGATACAGGTGGCGGATCAggtgctggcgctgccgctgctgctggtggcactGCGAGCGCTTCGGGCGGCGCTGTTTCAAGCACAGGGCCTGGCCATGATGGCGCTGGTGCAACGCTCTGTAAATCCGCCGGACGTGCGCTCATTCGCATGATCTCATCCACTCCGGGGCATGACGAAGACGAAGATTTTGATATCATGGGCAAG GTTATAATGCTGGGCGATTCGGGAGTGGGCAAGACATCGCTGTTGATACGTTTTCGCGATGGTCGCTATGTGCCCAGCTATTTTTTGAGCACAGTTGGCATTGATTTTAGG AACAAAGTCGTTGTTGTCGATGGCACGCGTGTTAAGCTACAAATCTGGGATACAGCTGGACAGGAGCGATTCCGCAGCGTCACGCACGCTTATTATCGAGATGCACATG ctctgctgctgctgtatgaTGTGACCAACAAGACCACATTTGATAATATACGCGCCTGGTTGGGCGAGATACGTGAGTACGCGCAGGAGGATGTGGTCATCGTTTTAATAG GCAACAAGGCCGATTGCGGCAGCAGTGAGCGACAGGTGAAGCGCGAGGATGGCGAGCGACTGGGCCGTGAGCACAATGTGCCATTCATGGAAACATCCGCCAAGACAGGACTCAATGTGGAGTTGGCCTTCACTGCTGTAGCTAG gcAGCTTAAGAGCCGCGGCTACGACCACGGTGATGATGGAAAATTCAATGTGCATGATTTTGTGCGTGACAATACAAAGGCGCGTTCCGTTTGTGCTCAATGCAGAAATATGTAA
- the LOC108601039 gene encoding ras-related protein SEC4 isoform X2 yields MRRQQTRYRSDSIAGTSMGTGATRKQSLITASPTRRESLVKPTWQHITPGQLPPKTLDKINGIASDDSDDDGYPKRRPSVIVHQRQQSLSQQPLLPDYMSSPTLQQQQQSQQQQQHHQQQQQTVGNGFSSRFLNSMRITVAAEQQPLLDTGGGSGAGAAAAAGGTASASGGAVSSTGPGHDGAGATLCKSAGRALIRMISSTPGHDEDEDFDIMGKNKVVVVDGTRVKLQIWDTAGQERFRSVTHAYYRDAHALLLLYDVTNKTTFDNIRAWLGEIREYAQEDVVIVLIGNKADCGSSERQVKREDGERLGREHNVPFMETSAKTGLNVELAFTAVARQLKSRGYDHGDDGKFNVHDFVRDNTKARSVCAQCRNM; encoded by the exons ATGCGGCGTCAACAAACTCGTTATCGCAGCGACTCCATAGCTGGCACCAGCATGGGGACTGGTGCCACACGCAAGCAATCGCTGATTACAGCATCGCCCACGCGTCGGGAGTCGCTCGTCAAGCCCACCTGGCAGCACATAACACCCGGACAGCTGCCACCCAAAACGCTGGACAAGATTAATGGCATTGCCTCGGACGATTCCGACGACGATGGCTATCCGAAGCGTCGTCCCAGCGTCATAGTGCATCAGCGTCAGCAGTCTTTGTcccagcagccgctgctgcccgACTACATGAGCTCCccaacgctgcagcagcagcaacaatcacaacagcaacagcaacatcatcaacagcagcaacaaactgttgGCAATGGCTTCAGCAGTCGATTTTTGAATAGCATGCGCATAACTGTagctgctgagcagcagccgctcTTGGATACAGGTGGCGGATCAggtgctggcgctgccgctgctgctggtggcactGCGAGCGCTTCGGGCGGCGCTGTTTCAAGCACAGGGCCTGGCCATGATGGCGCTGGTGCAACGCTCTGTAAATCCGCCGGACGTGCGCTCATTCGCATGATCTCATCCACTCCGGGGCATGACGAAGACGAAGATTTTGATATCATGGGCAAG AACAAAGTCGTTGTTGTCGATGGCACGCGTGTTAAGCTACAAATCTGGGATACAGCTGGACAGGAGCGATTCCGCAGCGTCACGCACGCTTATTATCGAGATGCACATG ctctgctgctgctgtatgaTGTGACCAACAAGACCACATTTGATAATATACGCGCCTGGTTGGGCGAGATACGTGAGTACGCGCAGGAGGATGTGGTCATCGTTTTAATAG GCAACAAGGCCGATTGCGGCAGCAGTGAGCGACAGGTGAAGCGCGAGGATGGCGAGCGACTGGGCCGTGAGCACAATGTGCCATTCATGGAAACATCCGCCAAGACAGGACTCAATGTGGAGTTGGCCTTCACTGCTGTAGCTAG gcAGCTTAAGAGCCGCGGCTACGACCACGGTGATGATGGAAAATTCAATGTGCATGATTTTGTGCGTGACAATACAAAGGCGCGTTCCGTTTGTGCTCAATGCAGAAATATGTAA
- the LOC108598844 gene encoding polycomb group protein Pc, with the protein MGSSDDRVYAAEKIIQKRVRKGVVEYRVKWKGWNQRYNTWEPEVNILDRRLIDIYEQSNKSSGTPSKRAAAAALKKKEKEPDPEPESEEDEYTFTGDDVPETNQASTSAAATPGNDGVDKKEKDRKHHHHHHHQSIKSERTSSRRSESPLTHHHHHDSKRARIEHSSSSNGSSTHNENSFVPEADTNSSSSEDQPLMGTKRKAEVLKESGKIGVTIKTSPDGPIHKVQPLTQEQAKATDATVQLPKTELQSTPVFKEPELVEPVVATSTEEDDDESTASAPVVTENNNMPKLNSALALTQKKPLTPLSPRALPPRFWLPSKCNISNRVVITDVTVNLETVTIRECKTERGFFRERDMKDDSSPVT; encoded by the exons ATGGGCAGCTCTGACGATCGCGTCTATGCTGCGGAGAAAATCATCCAGAAGCGCGTTAGAAAG ggTGTTGTGGAGTATCGCGTCAAGTGGAAGGGCTGGAACCAACGCTACAACACCTGGGAACCTGAAGTAAACATTTTGGACAGGCGTCTTATCGACATCTATGAACAGAGCAATAAGTCTTCTGGCACTCCGTCGaagcgcgctgctgctgctgcgttaaaaaagaaagagaaagaacCTGATCCAGAGCCAGAATCCGAGGAGGATGAGTACACTTTTACTGGCGACGATGTACCTGAAACCAATCAGGCGAGCACATCAGCAGCGGCTACACCTGGCAATGATGGTGTTGACAAAAAGGAGAAAGACCGCAAgcatcatcaccatcatcatcaccaaAGCATAAAGTCCGAACGCACCAGTAGTCGTCGTTCCGAGTCGCCGTTGACTCACCATCATCACCATGATTCAAAGCGGGCGCGAATCGAGCATAGCTCTTCCTCAAATGGCAGCTCCACACATAATGAGAACTCCTTTGTACCCGAGGCAGACACCAATTCATCCAGCTCAGAGGATCAGCCCCTCATGGGCACCAAGCGCAAGGCCGAAGTACTCAAAGAATCGGGCAAAATTGGCGTTACCATTAAAACATCACCCGATGGACCTATACACAAGGTGCAGCCATTGACGCAAGAGCAGGCAAAAGCAACGGATGCAACTGTGCAATTGCCGAAGACCGAGCTGCAGAGCACACCGGTTTTCAAAGAGCCAGAGTTAGTTGAACCAGTTGTAGCTACCTCCACGGAAGAGGACGACGATGAGTCCACAGCATCGGCTCCCGTAGTGACCGAGAACAACAACATGCCAAAACTAAACAGCGCTCTTGCTTTGACACAAAAAAAGCCACTAACACCGTTGTCGCCCCGTGCATTGCCACCGCGCTTTTGGTTGCCCAGCAAGTGCAACATATCGAATCGTGTGGTTATCACAGATGTGACAGTCAATCTGGAAACTGTCACCATACGCGAGTGCAAAACCGAGCGAGGGTTCTTTCGCGAGCGTGACATGAAGGATGACTCCTCACCAGTTACTTGA
- the LOC108598782 gene encoding probable serine hydrolase: MAALRTRGLLQQLTNGTQLKFTKRLASSSVSSLKTLTKHYDEIKIPVPWGFVAGKWYGPKHVRPIVGMHGWQDNAGTFDTLAPLLPPHLSFLSIDAPGHGLSTWLPDAVVYHSIDYVQLLLRIMEAYNWSKISVIGHSMSSINGFVFGSLFPEKLDMFIGLDVLKPPVRNPKQVVNTLSERLANGMKIERRLRSGSEPPAYEWDQLVERLHEGTNKSVDMEACKYLLQRNCKPSTHEPHKFYFSRDIRLKASMIYTLSLDIVLEMATRIKAPHLFIKALQAPYYEDKKYYDATLEVLRKNPLFEYYEVEGTHHVHLNEPEKVAHIINSFINKYRPV; this comes from the exons ATGGCAGCTCTGAGAACTCGAGGACTGTTGCAGCAACTCACAAATGGCACACAATTAAAGTTTACCAAGCGTCTTGCATCAAGTTCAGTGAGCTCGCTAAAGACGCTTACCAAACAT TACGATGAGATAAAAATCCCTGTACCTTGGGGCTTTGTGGCTGGCAAGTGGTATGGACCAAAGCATGTACGGCCGATTGTGGGCATGCATGGCTGGCAGGATAATGCTGGTACATTTGACACGCTTGCGCCGCTATTGCCACCACATTTGTCGTTTCTCAGCATAGATGCGCCAGGGCATGGACTATCCACATGGCTGCCGGATGCTGTGGTGTACCATTCAATAGATTatgtgcagctgctgttgcgtaTTATGGAGGCATACAATTGGAGTAAAATATCTGTGATTGGTCACTCTATGAGCTCTATAAACGGCTTTGTCTTTGGTTCGCTGTTTCCGGAAAAACTTGACATGTTTATTGGTCTTGATGTACTAAAACCGCCCGTACGAAATCCAAAACAAGTTGTGAATACGCTCTCTGAGCGTCTAGCAAATGGCATGAAGATAGAGCGCAGACTGCGTAGTGGCTCTGAGCCGCCAGCCTATGAATGGGATCAGTTGGTAGAGCGCCTGCATGAAGGCACCAACAAATCCGTGGACATGGAGgcctgcaaatatttgctgcaacgCAATTGCAAGCCTTCTACCCATGAGCCACATAAATTCTACTTCTCTCGTGATATTCGTCTTAAAGCCTCTATGATCTATACCCTTTCGCTTGACATCGTGCTGGAGATGGCCACACGCATAAAGGCaccacatttatttattaaagcgcTGCAGGCACCCTACTATGAGGATAAGAAATACTACGATGCCACACTGGAGGTATTACGAAAGAATCCATTATTCGAATACTACGAAGTTGAGGGAACACATCATGTGCATCTGAATGAACCCGAAAAGGTGGCACACATTATAAACTCgtttataaataagtatagACCCGTGTAA
- the LOC108598818 gene encoding probable serine hydrolase isoform X1, whose protein sequence is MLQLAAQKNANDTNIMEFELDDNCSDGALNEEIDLKQRYRHVGDLTGEPPTRQFAEITITVPWGHISGKWFGPQNVQPILGLHGWQDNAATFDLLVPFLAPDVAFLSIDLPGHGLSSRLPDGCYYNAVDNLYVIRLIMKQYKWEKVSLVGHSMSAIICFVFAAVFPDKVDMVIAIDALKPHQRPYPSVIRTMETRLDEFLREDERNRSKNEPPSYTYDELIERLYIGTFNSVKKELCKHMLARNIQKSGKYPDKYFFTRDRRLKFYNYAIGSQELCMEMARRISCPYFFIKGLQSSYFEDKKYYDEVLEVLLKKPNFEYLEVDGTHHMHMNNPQDIIEPFNNFIQRFGPAAAAAARLKAKEVADSKL, encoded by the exons atgttgcaacttgcagcgcagaaaaatgcaaatgaca CGAACATCATGGAATTCGAGCTGGATGATAATTGTAGTGATGGCGCCCTAAATGAGGAGATTGATCTCAAGCAGCGTTACAGGCACGTAGGCGATCTCACCGGCGAGCCGCCAACTCGACAA TTTGCTGAAATTACAATTACTGTGCCCTGGGGCCATATATCTGGCAAATGGTTTGGCCCGCAGAATGTTCAACCCATATTGGGACTGCATGGCTGGCAGGATAATGCGGCTACATTTGATTTGCTGGTGCCTTTCTTAGCACCCGATGTGGCTTTTCTATCAATAGATTTGCCTGGCCATGGACTTTCCTCGCGTTTGCCGGATGGCTGCTACTACAATGCAGTAGATAATCTATATGTGATAAGGCTGATTATGAAGCAGTACAAGTGGGAGAAGGTATCGCTGGTGGGACACTCCATGTCTGCTATTATATGCTTTGTATTTGCCGCCGTGTTTCCGGATAAAGTGGACATGGTTATAGCTATTGATGCTTTGAAGCCGCATCAGCGTCCCTATCCATCGGTCATACGCACCATGGAGACGCGTCTGGATGAATTTTTGCGCGAGGACGAACGCAATCGCAGCAAGAACGAGCCGCCTAGCTACACATACGACGAGCTCATTGAGCGCCTCTACATAGGTACATTCAACTCGGTTAAAAAGGAACTCTGCAAGCACATGCTGGCACGAAACATACAAAAGTCTGGCAAGTATCCAGATAAATACTTTTTCACACGTGATCGACGCCTGAAATTCTACAACTACGCCATTGGCTCGCAGGAGCTGTGCATGGAGATGGCTCGTCGCATTTCCTGTCCATATTTCTTTATCAAGGGCCTGCAGTCTTCGTATTTTGAGGATAAAAAGTACTATGACGAAGTGCTGGAGGTGTTATTGAAAAAGCCCAATTTCGAGTATCTAGAGGTTGATGGCACGCATCATATGCATATGAACAATCCTCAGGATATCATTGAACCTTTCAATAACTTTATACAACGCTTCggaccagctgctgctgcagcagcgcgtcTAAAGGCCAAGGAAGTGGCTGACAGCAAGCTTTAG
- the LOC108598818 gene encoding probable serine hydrolase isoform X2, with amino-acid sequence MEFELDDNCSDGALNEEIDLKQRYRHVGDLTGEPPTRQFAEITITVPWGHISGKWFGPQNVQPILGLHGWQDNAATFDLLVPFLAPDVAFLSIDLPGHGLSSRLPDGCYYNAVDNLYVIRLIMKQYKWEKVSLVGHSMSAIICFVFAAVFPDKVDMVIAIDALKPHQRPYPSVIRTMETRLDEFLREDERNRSKNEPPSYTYDELIERLYIGTFNSVKKELCKHMLARNIQKSGKYPDKYFFTRDRRLKFYNYAIGSQELCMEMARRISCPYFFIKGLQSSYFEDKKYYDEVLEVLLKKPNFEYLEVDGTHHMHMNNPQDIIEPFNNFIQRFGPAAAAAARLKAKEVADSKL; translated from the exons ATGGAATTCGAGCTGGATGATAATTGTAGTGATGGCGCCCTAAATGAGGAGATTGATCTCAAGCAGCGTTACAGGCACGTAGGCGATCTCACCGGCGAGCCGCCAACTCGACAA TTTGCTGAAATTACAATTACTGTGCCCTGGGGCCATATATCTGGCAAATGGTTTGGCCCGCAGAATGTTCAACCCATATTGGGACTGCATGGCTGGCAGGATAATGCGGCTACATTTGATTTGCTGGTGCCTTTCTTAGCACCCGATGTGGCTTTTCTATCAATAGATTTGCCTGGCCATGGACTTTCCTCGCGTTTGCCGGATGGCTGCTACTACAATGCAGTAGATAATCTATATGTGATAAGGCTGATTATGAAGCAGTACAAGTGGGAGAAGGTATCGCTGGTGGGACACTCCATGTCTGCTATTATATGCTTTGTATTTGCCGCCGTGTTTCCGGATAAAGTGGACATGGTTATAGCTATTGATGCTTTGAAGCCGCATCAGCGTCCCTATCCATCGGTCATACGCACCATGGAGACGCGTCTGGATGAATTTTTGCGCGAGGACGAACGCAATCGCAGCAAGAACGAGCCGCCTAGCTACACATACGACGAGCTCATTGAGCGCCTCTACATAGGTACATTCAACTCGGTTAAAAAGGAACTCTGCAAGCACATGCTGGCACGAAACATACAAAAGTCTGGCAAGTATCCAGATAAATACTTTTTCACACGTGATCGACGCCTGAAATTCTACAACTACGCCATTGGCTCGCAGGAGCTGTGCATGGAGATGGCTCGTCGCATTTCCTGTCCATATTTCTTTATCAAGGGCCTGCAGTCTTCGTATTTTGAGGATAAAAAGTACTATGACGAAGTGCTGGAGGTGTTATTGAAAAAGCCCAATTTCGAGTATCTAGAGGTTGATGGCACGCATCATATGCATATGAACAATCCTCAGGATATCATTGAACCTTTCAATAACTTTATACAACGCTTCggaccagctgctgctgcagcagcgcgtcTAAAGGCCAAGGAAGTGGCTGACAGCAAGCTTTAG
- the LOC108599368 gene encoding pupal cuticle protein Edg-78E, with the protein MFKLTICLIAALLVCAQADNINKNAHVTSEKFDTPDAEGNYNFVFSTSNGISQQASGNAAGVAGEFGFVSQDGQRIQITYTADENGYHPQGDAIPTPHPVPEYILRSLAYIASHSQQRF; encoded by the exons ATGTTCAAACTT ACCATTTGCTTGATTGCCGCTCTGCTGGTCTGCGCCCAGGCCGATAACATCAACAAGAACGCTCATGTGACAAGTGAGAAGTTCGATACCCCCGATGCTGAAGGCAACTATAACTTTGTCTTCTCGACTAGCAATGGCATTAGCCAGCAAGCGTCTGGAAATGCCGCCGGCGTAGCTGGTGAATTTGGCTTTGTTTCTCAGGACGGCCAACGAATCCAGATTACCTACACCGCTGATGAAAATGGTTACCATCCACAGGGCGATGCTATTCCCACACCACACCCAGTCCCAGAATATATCCTGAGGTCGTTGGCTTACATTGCCTCTCACTCACAACAAAGATTTTAA
- the LOC108599307 gene encoding pupal cuticle protein Edg-78E: MYKYLFCLALIGCACADNINKDAQIRSFQNDASDAEGNYQYAYETSNGIQVQEAGNPQGVRGAVAYVSPEGEQISLSYTADEEGYHPVGDHLPTPPPVPAYVLRALEYIRTHPPAQKDDQ; this comes from the exons ATGTACAAATAT CTGTtctgtctcgctctcattGGCTGCGCCTGCGCCGACAATATCAACAAGGACGCACAGATACGCAGCTTCCAGAACGACGCATCCGATGCTGAGGGCAACTATCAGTACGCCTACGAGACCAGCAATGGCATTCAGGTGCAGGAAGCCGGCAATCCACAGGGAGTGCGTGGTGCCGTTGCCTATGTCTCGCCCGAGGGCGAACAAATCTCGCTGAGCTACACCGCCGATGAGGAGGGCTACCATCCCGTGGGTGATCATCTGCCCACACCACCACCCGTGCCCGCCTATGTGCTGCGCGCCCTCGAATACATTCGCACACATCCACCAGCGCAGAAGGATGATCAGTAA
- the LOC108599271 gene encoding pupal cuticle protein Edg-78E: protein MRIILSSLLCLALFCSQLDARLVRIRRIRRLVGGSERDAQITDYRVQPADDEGVFKYAFKTSNGIDVQAAGNALETIGIFSYTSPEGVLIETRYIADELGFHVVGRHLPQPPPTPSYILESLEYIRTHNEDGTLKRQTF from the exons ATGCGAATTATT TTAAGCAGCTTATTGTGCCTGGCGCTATTCTGCAGCCAACTGGATGCCCGACTGGTGCGCATACGACGCATACGCCGCCTGGTGGGCGGCAGTGAGCGGGATGCTCAAATAACGGACTATCGCGTGCAGCCAGCGGACGATGAGGGCGTATTCAAGTACGCCTTCAAGACCAGCAATGGCATCGACGTGCAGGCAGCGGGCAACGCACTTGAAACCATTGGCATTTTCAGCTACACCTCACCCGAGGGTGTGCTCATCGAAACACGCTACATAGCCGATGAGCTGGGCTTCCATGTGGTGGGTCGACATCTGCCACAGCCGCCGCCCACACCGAGCTACATTCTAGAGTCCTTGGAGTACATTCGCACACACAACGAGGATGGCACGCTTAAGCGACAAACGTTCTAG